The Thioalkalivibrio sulfidiphilus HL-EbGr7 genome includes a window with the following:
- a CDS encoding PTS sugar transporter subunit IIA, with product MTVLGIYLQAEDVLLGLNVSNKRQLFQAIGLHTERIGGLPADAVASALMRRELAGSTALGLGVAIPHARVNILKRIRALYVRLVPGLEFDAPDIGQVSDALVLLVPSPATEAHLELLAHAAALFSDSGFRAALQARHNPVEIKALFDEWTS from the coding sequence ATGACTGTGCTGGGCATCTACCTTCAGGCCGAGGACGTTCTCCTCGGTCTGAACGTTTCGAACAAGCGACAGTTGTTCCAGGCCATCGGCCTTCACACCGAGCGCATCGGCGGTTTGCCAGCGGATGCTGTCGCTTCCGCCCTGATGCGGCGGGAACTGGCGGGATCGACTGCATTGGGCCTCGGCGTCGCCATTCCCCACGCCAGGGTGAACATTCTGAAACGCATTCGCGCTCTGTACGTGCGTCTCGTGCCAGGGCTGGAGTTCGATGCTCCTGACATCGGGCAAGTATCCGATGCCCTGGTGCTGCTGGTTCCCAGCCCAGCAACCGAGGCGCATCTTGAGCTTTTGGCCCATGCGGCTGCATTGTTCTCCGATAGTGGATTTCGAGCGGCCTTGCAAGCCCGTCATAACCCGGTTGAAATTAAGGCGTTATTTGATGAATGGACTTCTTAG
- the kdpB gene encoding potassium-transporting ATPase subunit KdpB produces the protein MNHTTSKEHAGRRSRLDERGFAPALVNSFIKLAPQHIIKNPVMAVVWLGTLVTAVATLAGWAQPGFGWAVTVILLITVLFGNFAEAVAESRGRGQAASLRRARKDLMARRLDTAGGEKTVPAAELRPGDHVMIEEGQLVPADGEIVEGLATINEAAVTGESAPVLREAGTDRSGVIGGTKVLSDRIVVRVTAEPGNSFLDRMIALVEGSNRQKTPNEIALGILLGVMTLTFLIVVVTLPFIGGFVGVNVNVVLLVALLVCLIPTTIGGLLPAIGIAGMNRALQANVLAKSGKAVEVAGDVDVLLLDKTGTITYGDRQATAFHALAAVDAAQLRQAALLASLADPTPEGKSIVKLARGKNEKLDEPEGAHFVPFSAQSRMSGVDLPGERVIRKGAMDAIARHVQMLGGVIPAELEARVSDVARKGATPLVVSDGRHVLGVIELSDVIKHGIKERFARLREMGVKTVMITGDNPLTAANIAAEAGVDDYIAEARPEDKLARIRAEQSGGRLVAMVGDGTNDAPALAQADVGLAMNSGTQAAKEAGNMVDLDSDPAKLLAVVEIGKQQLITRGALTTFSLANDVSKYFAILPALFAATIPQMAALNVMNLSSPNSAVLSALIFNAIIIPLLIPLALRGVRFKPASATQLLRNNMLIYGVGGVLLPFIAIKVIDVAISAMFSL, from the coding sequence ATGAACCATACAACCTCGAAAGAACACGCGGGCCGCCGCTCGCGCCTGGATGAGCGCGGCTTCGCGCCTGCGCTGGTCAACTCCTTCATCAAGCTGGCGCCGCAGCACATCATCAAGAACCCGGTGATGGCCGTGGTCTGGCTCGGTACGCTGGTAACGGCGGTTGCTACCCTCGCGGGTTGGGCGCAACCCGGTTTCGGCTGGGCCGTAACCGTGATCCTGCTGATTACCGTGCTGTTCGGCAACTTCGCCGAAGCCGTGGCCGAATCCCGCGGACGCGGACAGGCGGCGTCGCTGCGCCGAGCCCGCAAGGATTTGATGGCCCGGCGGCTGGACACCGCCGGCGGCGAGAAGACGGTGCCGGCCGCCGAGCTGCGCCCCGGCGATCATGTTATGATCGAAGAAGGCCAGTTGGTGCCTGCCGACGGCGAGATTGTCGAAGGTCTGGCGACGATCAACGAGGCCGCCGTGACCGGCGAGTCCGCGCCTGTGCTGCGCGAGGCCGGCACCGACCGCTCCGGCGTGATCGGCGGCACCAAGGTGCTGTCCGACCGCATCGTGGTGCGCGTCACCGCCGAGCCGGGCAACAGCTTCCTCGACCGCATGATCGCGCTGGTGGAAGGCTCCAACCGGCAGAAGACGCCCAACGAAATCGCCCTGGGCATCCTGCTCGGTGTGATGACGCTGACCTTCCTGATCGTCGTCGTGACGCTGCCCTTCATCGGTGGCTTCGTCGGCGTGAACGTCAACGTCGTGCTGCTGGTCGCCCTGCTGGTGTGCCTGATCCCAACCACCATCGGCGGGCTGCTGCCGGCCATCGGCATTGCCGGCATGAACCGCGCGCTACAGGCCAACGTGCTGGCCAAGTCGGGCAAGGCCGTGGAGGTCGCGGGCGACGTGGACGTGCTGCTGCTGGACAAGACCGGCACCATCACCTACGGCGACCGGCAGGCCACCGCGTTCCACGCGCTGGCCGCAGTGGATGCCGCGCAACTGCGTCAGGCGGCGCTGCTGGCTTCGCTGGCGGACCCGACGCCGGAAGGCAAGTCCATCGTCAAGCTCGCACGCGGCAAGAACGAGAAGCTCGATGAACCCGAAGGCGCGCATTTCGTGCCGTTCTCCGCGCAGTCACGCATGTCGGGCGTGGACCTGCCTGGCGAGCGCGTCATCCGCAAGGGCGCGATGGACGCGATCGCGCGGCATGTGCAGATGCTGGGCGGCGTCATCCCCGCCGAACTCGAAGCGCGTGTGTCGGATGTGGCCCGCAAGGGTGCCACGCCGCTCGTGGTCAGCGATGGCCGGCACGTGCTGGGCGTCATCGAACTGTCCGACGTGATCAAGCACGGCATCAAGGAACGTTTCGCGCGCCTGCGCGAGATGGGCGTCAAGACCGTGATGATTACGGGCGACAACCCGCTCACGGCGGCGAACATCGCCGCCGAGGCCGGTGTCGATGACTACATCGCTGAGGCACGCCCGGAAGACAAGCTCGCGCGCATCCGTGCCGAACAGAGTGGCGGTCGCCTGGTAGCGATGGTGGGCGATGGCACCAACGATGCGCCGGCGCTGGCCCAGGCCGACGTGGGCCTGGCAATGAACTCGGGCACACAGGCGGCCAAGGAGGCCGGCAACATGGTCGATCTCGACTCCGATCCGGCCAAGCTGCTCGCCGTGGTGGAAATCGGCAAACAGCAGCTCATCACGCGCGGCGCGCTGACCACCTTCTCGCTGGCCAACGACGTGTCCAAGTATTTCGCCATCCTGCCGGCGCTGTTCGCCGCAACAATCCCGCAGATGGCGGCGCTGAACGTCATGAACCTGTCGAGCCCGAACAGCGCCGTGCTGTCGGCGCTGATCTTCAACGCCATCATCATTCCGCTGCTGATTCCGCTGGCCTTGCGCGGGGTGCGCTTCAAGCCCGCGAGCGCGACGCAACTGCTGCGCAACAACATGCTGATCTATGGCGTGGGTGGCGTCCTGCTGCCCTTCATCGCGATCAAGGTGATCGACGTCGCGATCTCCGCCATGTTCTCTCTCTGA
- the kdpC gene encoding potassium-transporting ATPase subunit KdpC yields MSHNATTTPRTPGNVSPAISDKGLLRGSIGLAIISLVGFGLLYPLAGVGLGQALFPSTANGSLIERDGKVLGSSLVAQPFSDDRYFQSRPSAANYDVMAVAGSNQARTNPDLRKRVDETRAALAQRYGVDPSAIPSDLVTQSGGGIDPHISSQAAAIQIDRVAHARGISRDVIEGLVAQHTEGKQLGLLGQPRVNVLELNLALDAVASPAPKAPATAQ; encoded by the coding sequence ATGTCTCATAACGCAACTACAACTCCCCGCACGCCGGGCAATGTGTCCCCGGCCATCTCCGACAAGGGCCTGCTCCGCGGCTCCATCGGCCTGGCGATCATTTCGCTGGTCGGTTTCGGTCTGCTGTATCCGCTGGCGGGAGTCGGGCTCGGCCAGGCGCTGTTCCCGAGCACTGCCAATGGCAGCCTAATCGAGCGCGATGGCAAGGTCCTCGGCTCCTCACTGGTGGCGCAGCCGTTCTCGGACGATCGCTACTTCCAGTCACGCCCCTCTGCGGCCAACTACGATGTGATGGCGGTGGCAGGGAGCAACCAGGCCCGTACCAATCCAGACTTGCGCAAACGTGTCGATGAAACGCGAGCCGCCCTGGCGCAAAGGTATGGTGTCGATCCTTCCGCCATACCCAGCGATCTGGTCACGCAATCCGGCGGCGGCATCGACCCGCACATCAGTTCGCAAGCTGCCGCCATTCAGATTGACCGCGTAGCACATGCGCGCGGTATCTCACGCGATGTCATCGAAGGCTTAGTTGCCCAGCATACGGAGGGCAAGCAACTCGGTTTACTGGGCCAGCCTCGCGTGAATGTGCTTGAGCTGAATCTGGCGCTGGATGCTGTCGCTTCGCCCGCCCCGAAGGCGCCAGCGACTGCGCAATGA